The Pseudoliparis swirei isolate HS2019 ecotype Mariana Trench chromosome 1, NWPU_hadal_v1, whole genome shotgun sequence genome has a window encoding:
- the LOC130192752 gene encoding 1-acylglycerol-3-phosphate O-acyltransferase ABHD5-like, which yields MVAGPSQNTMRRMAEEIQPTNEQSSWILSWLPSWCPTSPSQLKDAEEKMLKNVKQPFSRQHVRISNRNYLWTLAFFSQPRSPPDPPARTRSPLVLLHGFGGGVALWVQNLDSLSSGRPVYTLDLLGFGRSSRPQFSTDPQGAEEQFVDALEEWREKVGLEDMVLLGHNLGGYLSAAYTLKYPHRVKHLLLVEPWGFPARPENPNHNSIPVWIRAMGAIMSPFNPLAGLRLAGPLGPMLLQTIRSDFKQKYSSVFDDNTVPDYIYHLNAQTPSGESAFTYMTIPYGWAKRPMLERIGQVQADIPVSFIYGSRSRIDSDSGYAFKKIRPDVQINVIRGAGHYVFADQPDDFNQTVNRILAGMEEQGHEEGVKQ from the exons ATGGTCGCGGGACCATCACAAAACACCATGCGAAGGATGGCAGAGGAGATACAACCTACCAATGAGCAGAG CTCCTGGATTTTAAGTTGGCTCCCCTCCTGGTGCCCCACTTCTCCCTCTCAGCTGAAAGATGCAGAGGAAAAAATGCTCAAGA ATGTGAAGCAGCCGTTCTCCCGGCAACACGTCCGCATATCCAACAGAAACTATCTGTGGACCTTAGCGTTCTTTAGCCAGCCACGCTCgccccccgacccccccgcCCGGACCAGATCCCCTCTGGTCCTGCTGCACGGCTTCGGAGGCGGGGTCGCCCTTTGGGTCCAGAACCTGGACTCTCTCTCCAGCGGCAGACCCGTCTACACTCTGGACCTGCTGGGCTTCGGCAGGAGCAGCCGGCCCCAGTTCAGCACCGACCCGCAGGGCGCCGAGGAGCAGTTTGTGGACGcgctggaggagtggagggagaaGGTGGGACTGGAGGACATGGTGCTGCTGGGACACAACCTGGGAGGATACCTGTCTGCCGCCTACACACTCAAATACCCACACAG GGTAAAACATCTGCTGCTGGTGGAGCCGTGGGGTTTCCCGGCGCGTCCAGAGAACCCCAACCACAACTCCATCCCGGTGTGGATCAGAGCCATGGGGGCCATTATGAGCCCCTTCAACCCTTTGGCTGGACTCAGACTGGCCGGGCCTCtag GTCCAATGCTGCTCCAGACCATCAGGTCTGACTTCAAGCAGAAATACTCTTCCGTGTTCGACGACAACACTGTACCCGACTACATCTACCACCTGAATGCCCAGACGCCGAG TGGAGAAAGCGCCTTCACGTACATGACCATCCCCTACGGCTGGGCGAAGAGGCCCATGCTGGAGCGGATCGGCCAGGTCCAGGCCGACATCCCCGTGTCCTTCATCTACGGCTCGCGCTCCAGAATCGACAGCGACTCTGGATACGCGTTCAAGAAAATCCGACCCGATGTGCAAATCAAT gtgatcAGAGGAGCTGGCCATTATGTTTTCGCCGACCAGCCCGATGACTTCAACCAGACGGTCAATCGGATCCTCGCAGGGATGGAGGAGCAAGGCCACGAGGAGGGAGTGAAGCAGTGA